The proteins below come from a single Zea mays cultivar B73 chromosome 8, Zm-B73-REFERENCE-NAM-5.0, whole genome shotgun sequence genomic window:
- the LOC100304295 gene encoding Phospholipase A1 PLIP1, chloroplastic, protein MAAATVAAAGTAAPAAAMHAGIRRSRSEPHLRCPRRAGAALTTSRSIGVFPFQLGAAPLRPPPLPDGGADGSRLLTVADDDPPEEPGPEMPPARRPEAHWLGRLLELRSRFHDPTKRDVLDDDDDDLYRLDADHHDGGCGVSYDDEEEDARWDRHSFAKLLARAPLGDARLFAQLAFLCNMAYVIPEIKVEELKKHYGLRFVTSSLEKKAEAGIISAKLDADSTRPRTAPAYEVASGPQPRRPIRPHLAYEVAASAANYVRARARGLLSFGTPQAQLQAGHGRLYNSGVAAYMAASTVTAVVAAEDEARQEAARDLRSPLSSPCEWFVCDEADARTRCLVIQGSDSLASWQANLLFEPTEFEGTGVLVHRGIYEAAKGIYEQVVPEVEAHLRRARAGRAPRLRLTGHSLGGSLAVLVSLMLLARGVVTPEALHPVVTFGAPSVFCGGNRVLEALGVGEAHVRSVAMHRDIVPRAFSCRYPGQAIALLKRLNGVLRAHPCLNTHRSLYMPMGATYILQPDSSVSPRHPFLPEGAALFRLDSERSPTALVASALRAFLYSPHPLETLSDLSAYGAGGAILRDHESSNYFRALSALARAPPRRRKQPEIVWQLPGVERLQQYWWPGIAGTVIPAPVAVLSNKELVSEA, encoded by the exons ATGGCGGCGGCGACCGTCGCTGCCGCGGGCACGGCGGCGCCGGCGGCGGCCATGCACGCCGGCATCCGGCGCTCGCGCTCCGAGCCGCACCTCCGCTGCCCGCGCCGCGCGGGCGCCGCGCTCACCACCAGCCGCTCCATCGGCGTGTTCCCGTTCCAGCTCGGCGCGGCGCCGCTGCGCCCGCCGCCGCTGCCCGACGGCGGCGCCGACGGCTCCCGGCTGCTCACCGTCGCCGACGACGACCCGCCGGAGGAGCCTGGGCCGGAAATGCCGCCCGCCCGGAGGCCCGAGGCGCACTGGCTCGGCCGCCTCCTCGAGCTCCGCTCCCGCTTCCACGACCCGACCAAGCGCGACGtactcgacgacgacgacgacgacctcTACCGCCTCGACGCTGACCACCACGACGGCGGGTGCGGCGTGAGCtacgacgacgaggaggaggatgCCAGGTGGGACCGCCACTCCTTCGCCAAGCTGCTGGCAagggccccgctcggagacgcgcGGCTGTTCGCGCAGCTGGCCTTCCTCTGCAACATGGCTTACGTCATCCCCGAGATCAAG GTCGAGGAGCTGAAGAAGCACTACGGGTTGCGGTTCGTGACGTCGTCTCTGGAGAAGAAGGCGGAGGCCGGCATCATAAGCGCCAAGCTGGACGCGGACTCCACGCGGCCGCGCACCGCGCCGGCGTACGAGGTGGCCTCCGGCCCGCAGCCGCGCCGGCCCATACGACCGCACCTGGCCTACGAGGTGGCCGCGTCGGCCGCGAACTAcgtccgcgcgcgcgcccgcggcctGCTCTCGTTCGGAACGCCGCAGGCGCAGCTGCAGGCCGGCCACGGCAGGCTGTACAACTCGGGCGTGGCCGCGTACATGGCCGCGTCGACggtgacggcggtggtggccgccgAGGACGAGGCGCGCCAGGAGGCGGCGCGCGACCTGCGCTCGCCGCTGTCGTCGCCGTGCGAGTGGTTCGTGTGCGACGAGGCGGACGCGCGGACGCGGTGCCTCGTCATCCAGGGCTCCGACTCGCTGGCGTCGTGGCAGGCCAACCTCCTGTTCGAGCCCACCGAGTTCGAGGGCACGGGCGTGCTGGTGCACCGGGGCATCTACGAGGCGGCCAAGGGCATCTACGAGCAGGTGGTGCCGGAGGTCGAGGCGCACCtgcggagggcgcgcgcggggcgcGCGCCGCGGCTGCGGCTCACGGGCCACTCGCTCGGCGGCAGCCTCGCGGTGCTGGTCAGCCTGATGCTGCTGGCGCGCGGCGTGGTGACGCCCGAGGCGCTGCACCCGGTGGTCACCTTCGGGGCGCCGTCCGTGTTCTGCGGCGGGAACCGCGTCCTGGAGGCGCTGGGCGTCGGCGAGGCGCACGTCCGGTCCGTGGCCATGCACCGTGACATCGTGCCCAGGGCCTTCTCGTGCCGCTACCCGGGCCAGGCCATCGCGCTGCTCAAGCGCCTCAACGGCGTGCTCCGCGCCCACCCGTGCCTCAACACGCACAGGTCGCTGTACATGCCCATGGGCGCCACGTACATCCTTCAGCCCGACAGCAGCGTGTCGCCGCGCCACCCGTTCCTCCCCGAGGGCGCGGCGCTGTTCCGCCTGGACTCGGAGCGCTCGCCGACGGCCCTGGTAGCCAGCGCGCTGCGCGCGTTCCTCTACTCGCCGCACCCGCTCGAGACACTGAGCGACCTGTCGGCCTACGGCGCGGGGGGCGCCATACTCCGGGACCACGAGTCCAGCAACTACTTCAGGGCTCTCAGTGCGCTGGCCAGGGCGCCACCGCGGCGCCGGAAGCAACCGGAGATCGTGTGGCAGTTGCCCGGCGTCGAGCGGCTGCAGCAGTATTGGTGGCCGGGGATCGCCGGCACCGTCATCCCCGCACCGGTGGCCGTCCTCAGCAACAAGGAGCTGGTGTCCGAGGCATAG
- the LOC103636076 gene encoding ATP-dependent zinc metalloprotease FTSH 9, chloroplastic/mitochondrial — protein MSALQASLLLRPLFSPLPPRRRQLLSSASFSFPRGAHAPRLRALVPGAPQPDAAEPPAIASSAAAAAAAEAEPEAEPTTAAAQPVAMSAKEGLEDMVDKARAWAVAVAAAVLAAARRFVDWVLSRDWMGWWPFWRSEHRLQRLIDEADANPNDAAKQSALLHELNKLSPEDVIKRFEERSHAVDSRGAAEYLRALILTNTIADYLPDEQSGRSASLPALLQELKQRVSGNEDKPFMNPGISEKQPLHVVMVDPKSTGRSTRFAQEIFSTILFTIAVGVMWVMGAAALQKYIGSLGGIGASGAGSSSSYSPKEMNKDMMPEKNVKTFKDVKGCDDAKKELEEVVEYLKNPSKFTRLGGKLPKGILLTGAPGTGKTLLAKAIAGEAGVPFFYRAGSEFEEMFVGVGARRVRSLFQAAKKKAPCIVFIDEIDAVGSTRKQWEGHTKKTLHQLLVEMDGFEQNEGIIVMAATNLPDILDPALTRPGRFDRHIVVPSPDVRGRQEILELYLQDKPVANDVDINAIARSTPGFNGADLANLVNIAAIKAAVEGADKLNAVQLEFAKDRIIMGTERRSMFISDESRKLTAYHESGHAIVALNTQGAHPIHKATILPRGSALGMVTQLPSQDETSISKKQLLARLDVCMGGRVAEELIFGEDNVTTGARNDLHTATELAQYMVSNCGMSDAIGPVHVKERPSIEMQSRIDAEVVKLLREAYGRVKRLLRKHEKQLHALANALLERETLTADEINKVVHPYQEEPHLSFQDEEFALA, from the exons ATGAGCGCGCTCCAGGCCTCCCTCCTCCTCCGCCCGCTCTTTTCGCCACTGCCCCCACGCCGCCGGCAGCTGCTCTCCTCCGCCTCCTTCTCTTTCCCCCGCGGCGCCCACGCGCCCCGCCTCCGCGCATTGGTCCCCGGCGCGCCGCAGCCcgacgccgccgagccgcccgcgATTGCatcctcggcggcggcggcggcggcggcggaggctgaGCCGGAGGCGGAGCCCACGACGGCGGCAGCTCAGCCCGTCGCGATGAGCGCGAAGGAGGGGCTGGAGGACATGGTGGACAAGGCTAGGGCCTGGGCCGTGGCGGTCGCGGCCGCGGTGTTAGCCGCGGCCAGGAGGTTCGTCGACTGGGTGCTGTCGAGGGACTGGATGGGCTGGTGGCCTTTCTGGAGATCCGAGCACCGGCTGCAGCGCTTGATCGACGAGGCGGACGCCAACCCCAACGACGCGGCCAAGCAGAGCGCGCTCCTGCACGAGCTCAACAAGTTAAG CCCTGAAGATGTCATTAAAAGGTTTGAGGAGCGAAGCCATGCTGTGGATAGCAGGGGGGCTGCAGAGTACCTGCGGGCACTTATTCTCACTAACACTATAGCAGATTACCTTCCAGATGAACAATCTGGGAGGTCTGCAAGCCTGCCAGCCCTG TTGCAAGAGTTGAAACAACGTGTATCTGGGAATGAGGACAAACCTTTCATGAACCCTGGGATATCAGAAAAGCAACCTTTACATGTTGTAATG GTTGACCCCAAATCTACAGGTAGATCAACACGTTTTGCTCAAGAAATCTTCTCAACGATCTTGTTTACAATTGCTGTTGGCGTAATGTG GGTGATGGGTGCTGCTGCACTTCAAAAATATATTGGGAGCTTAGGTGGAATTGGGGCATCTGGTGCTGGTTCTAGCTCATCATATTCTCCAAAAGAGATGAATAAGGATATGATGCCAGAGAAG AATGTCAAGACATTTAAAGATGTCAAAGGTTGTGATGATGCAAAAAAGGAACTTGAGGAAGTAGTTGAGTATCTCAAGAACCCTTCAAAGTTCACTCGCCTTGGTGGAAAGCTACCTAAG GGCATACTTTTGACTGGTGCTCCAGGAACTGGGAAGACACTACTAGCAAAG GCCATTGCTGGAGAAGCTGGCGTACCATTCTTTTACCGAGCAGGTTCTGAATTTGAGGAAAT GTTTGTTGGTGTTGGTGCTCGGAGAGTGAGGTCATTGTTTCAAGCTGCAAAGAAGAAG GCACCATGCATTGTTTTCATTGATGAAATAGATGCTGTGGGATCAACTAGGAAACAGTGGGAAGGGCACACAAAGAAGACATTGCATCAACTTCTTGTTGAGATGGATGGGTTTGAACAAAATGAG GGAATAATTGTGATGGCTGCAACAAACTTGCCAGACATTCTTGATCCTGCACTCACAAGACCTGGTAGATTTGATAGGCAT ATTGTTGTCCCAAGTCCAGATGTGCGGGGTCGCCAAGAGATTCTGGAGCTCTATTTGCAAGATAAGCCAGTGGCAAATGATGTAGATATCAATGCAATTGCCCGAAGTACACCAGGCTTTAATGGGGCTG ACCTAGCCAACCTTGTAAACATTGCAGCGATAAAGGCTGCGGTTGAAGGTGCGGATAAATTGAATGCTGTTCAGTTGGAGTTTGCCAAAGATCGTATTATCATGGGAACCGAGAGGAGATCAATGTTCATATCTGATGAATCGAGAAAG CTTACTGCCTACCATGAAAGTGGACATGCTATTGTTGCACTCAACACCCAGGGTGCTCACCCCATACACAAGGCAACTATCCTTCCTCGTGGGTCTGCCCTTGGAATGGTCACACAACTCCCCTCACAGGATGAGACCTCTATTAGCAAGAAACAACTCCTTGCACGTCTTGATGTTTGCATGGGTGGGAGGGTTGCTGAAGAGCTGATCTTTGGGGAAGACAATGTTACAACTGGGGCAAGAAATGACCTTCACACTGCAACGGAGCTTGCCCAGTACATG GTATCGAACTGTGGGATGAGTGATGCTATCGGTCCTGTGCATGTGAAAGAACGACCAAGCATAGAGATGCAATCAAGGATAGATGCTGAG GTGGTGAAGCTCCTAAGAGAGGCTTATGGGCGGGTCAAGCGATTGCTTAGGAAG CATGAGAAGCAATTACATGCTCTAGCAAATGCGCTGCTGGAGCGTGAAACGCTTACTGCAGATGAGATCAACAAAGTAGTTCACCCTTACCAAGAAGAGCCCCATCTTTCCTTCCAAGACGAGGAGTTTGCCCTCGCTTAA